A single genomic interval of Stieleria maiorica harbors:
- a CDS encoding anthranilate synthase component II, translating into MVIVIDNYDSFTYNLVQRLGEIDQTTQLRVFRNDEISIDEMESLSPDRILVSPGPCTPNEAGVSVQCIQHFAGKVPMLGVCLGHQSIGQAFGASIIRAPQLMHGKTDEIFHDGRGLFQGLANPFVATRYHSLVIDPETMPDCLEVAAWTDTGGQRQIMGVRHKAFQLEGWQFHPESFLTQPGIEMLTRFLRW; encoded by the coding sequence ATGGTCATCGTCATCGATAACTACGATTCATTCACCTACAACCTCGTGCAGCGGCTCGGTGAGATCGACCAGACGACCCAGCTGCGTGTGTTTCGAAATGATGAGATTTCGATCGACGAAATGGAATCGCTCTCTCCGGACCGCATCTTGGTTTCGCCCGGCCCCTGCACTCCCAACGAAGCCGGGGTCAGTGTCCAGTGCATTCAACATTTCGCCGGCAAAGTCCCCATGCTGGGCGTCTGTCTGGGGCATCAGTCGATCGGTCAGGCCTTCGGAGCATCGATCATTCGCGCCCCACAGTTGATGCACGGCAAGACGGACGAAATTTTTCACGACGGCAGAGGGCTGTTCCAGGGGCTGGCCAATCCGTTCGTCGCGACCCGCTACCATAGTTTGGTGATCGATCCGGAAACCATGCCCGACTGTTTAGAAGTCGCCGCGTGGACCGACACCGGAGGCCAACGGCAAATCATGGGCGTGCGACACAAAGCGTTTCAACTGGAAGGCTGGCAGTTTCACCCCGAAAGTTTCCTCACCCAACCGGGCATCGAAATGTTGACTCGGTTCTTACGGTGGTGA
- a CDS encoding HisA/HisF-related TIM barrel protein, which yields MTGCKPIPPDAFTSRFIGVIDLQDGLAVHGVGGDRDHYLPVGTFNAPGRAAHRIDGHVQRLIDGYHSVGIDSLYVADLNGIRFGDWQRQQIRSIVERCSDRGTLFLDLGFRTTMPPQRWSWIESLVNDHANVVVILATECATDVSLLSDLLTHLPCDQIAVSLDYKDGRWVSEETTDDDWFDACRNSGISTVIGLDLASVGSTSIQRTLELCKRVRLQLPHTRYITGGGVRGAADARRLFDAGADQLLVASLYAR from the coding sequence ATGACAGGCTGCAAGCCTATCCCACCCGACGCCTTCACGTCACGGTTCATCGGTGTGATCGATCTACAAGACGGGCTCGCCGTCCACGGTGTCGGCGGCGACCGTGACCACTACCTTCCCGTGGGGACATTCAACGCACCCGGACGCGCGGCTCACCGCATCGACGGACACGTGCAACGTCTGATCGACGGCTACCACAGCGTCGGCATCGACTCGCTTTACGTAGCGGATCTCAATGGCATCCGATTTGGCGATTGGCAACGGCAACAAATCCGTTCGATCGTCGAGCGTTGCTCCGACCGCGGAACACTCTTTCTCGATTTAGGTTTCCGTACCACCATGCCACCGCAACGTTGGTCGTGGATCGAGTCACTCGTAAACGATCACGCCAACGTCGTCGTCATTTTAGCGACCGAGTGCGCAACCGACGTGTCGCTGTTGAGCGATCTGCTGACCCACCTGCCTTGTGATCAAATCGCAGTCAGCCTGGATTACAAAGACGGGCGTTGGGTTTCCGAGGAAACAACGGACGACGATTGGTTTGACGCCTGTCGCAATTCAGGCATCTCCACCGTCATCGGGCTGGATTTGGCCAGCGTCGGCAGCACGTCGATCCAGCGCACGCTCGAATTGTGCAAGCGGGTCCGACTCCAATTACCGCACACTCGCTACATCACCGGCGGAGGGGTTCGCGGTGCCGCCGACGCCCGACGTCTGTTCGACGCCGGCGCTGATCAATTGCTCGTCGCCAGCCTGTATGCCCGGTGA
- a CDS encoding DUF2617 family protein, with translation MLSVRPKVAELAFHVFSRSLHPELYRVHRTRRIERSAYHAQVNITNCGHVITWNTTGKTPVTVCEVATSAHQPLPSKRCLISQSLKGSRTEKADFHLGVAYRTHFQLEPVAPDMFFMVQQQLSKQPTEGLLHNFDASGRMSLGALSYVNIETRQRSMLVQAIHTFPDDYAIVKVESLFSLPDA, from the coding sequence GTGCTCTCGGTTCGCCCCAAAGTCGCCGAACTTGCTTTTCATGTTTTCAGCCGGTCGCTCCACCCCGAGCTGTATCGGGTCCATCGCACACGTCGTATCGAGCGAAGTGCCTATCACGCTCAGGTCAACATCACCAATTGCGGGCATGTGATCACCTGGAACACGACCGGAAAAACGCCGGTCACGGTGTGCGAAGTCGCGACCAGTGCCCACCAGCCGCTGCCGTCCAAACGCTGTTTGATCAGCCAGTCGCTCAAGGGCAGTCGGACCGAAAAGGCTGATTTTCACCTTGGCGTGGCCTACCGGACGCATTTCCAACTCGAACCCGTTGCACCGGACATGTTTTTCATGGTCCAGCAACAACTCTCCAAACAGCCCACCGAGGGTTTGTTGCACAACTTTGACGCCAGCGGACGGATGTCACTGGGCGCCCTCAGCTACGTCAACATCGAAACCCGCCAGCGATCCATGCTGGTCCAGGCCATTCACACCTTTCCCGACGATTACGCGATCGTGAAAGTCGAATCGCTGTTCTCCCTGCCCGACGCGTGA
- a CDS encoding multiheme c-type cytochrome, whose product MLAKSIVHARALCWLLVLPLSSAFAQQSSPHNWSKPTDRASWGNPAGQAAAHRWNPDAFYQLHRIAAAPKDAAPNETAPRPLSVAQLRKSLYDATSNASGSLGDSGDDLLGGDDLLGGDDLLDGEDLLGGAQQQPTSDDPLAGLGPVRPGDAAPQRDPHADLWTEDCYPSAESCRACHPTQYEQWRASGHAYASVSPMFNRFEQAMTELTEGTVGSFCNRCHSPVQTQLKIPRSVSVLDAPPVVREGVTCIACHRINEHFWRSNGDRRIVPGDIHAPVYGGHGGAGVREAVANAESLKLKLSPDDQGPGQAIHLQGRFFKPLTNSDVCVSCHQVAVHPGIWLEVVHAQYRSGPAAKRGVSCQDCHMGAVPGKPQGYQTDFVAHIGDEPFGEKRKQSNHMFWGPGYSIAHPGIFPHHPKAKQYTPREWLAFDYRAGWGTDVFENSVTDAMTFPAPWDTSDDRRDGRKIIDENLARLAEKRVGSIATMEGGLKIDGPHFHHEPTAGRRLKFSYTVRNVSEGHNLPTGSLGAQPQLWLNVALIDPDGCRVWESGYLDRHGDLADMHSVDVATHRVPRDKDLFNLQTKFLINNVRGTDREAALPLNFSLDQLVFLRPGAVPVSVLNHPPLIRMEAHSIAPLDSRTARYSIPAGVMTKKGAYRLSVRMRNRTEPIYFMRQINSTPDMIQRMLENTLDLHPSSHTFWVR is encoded by the coding sequence ATGCTGGCCAAATCCATCGTACACGCGCGGGCCCTCTGCTGGCTCTTGGTCCTGCCGCTCTCCTCCGCTTTCGCCCAGCAATCGTCTCCGCATAACTGGTCGAAACCGACCGATCGGGCGTCGTGGGGGAACCCCGCCGGCCAGGCTGCCGCCCACCGTTGGAATCCGGACGCGTTCTACCAGTTGCATCGCATCGCGGCGGCCCCCAAAGACGCGGCCCCCAACGAAACGGCCCCGCGCCCGCTGTCGGTCGCCCAGCTGCGGAAATCGTTGTACGACGCGACGAGCAATGCCAGCGGATCGCTCGGCGATAGCGGAGATGACCTGCTCGGCGGCGATGACCTGCTCGGCGGCGATGACCTGCTTGATGGCGAGGACCTGCTCGGTGGTGCTCAGCAGCAACCGACCAGCGACGATCCACTGGCCGGACTGGGCCCGGTCCGACCCGGCGACGCGGCGCCGCAACGTGATCCCCACGCCGACCTCTGGACCGAAGACTGTTATCCCTCGGCGGAGTCTTGCCGTGCCTGTCATCCGACGCAATACGAGCAGTGGCGGGCCAGCGGGCATGCCTACGCCAGCGTCTCGCCGATGTTCAATCGATTCGAGCAAGCGATGACCGAATTGACCGAAGGCACGGTGGGCAGCTTTTGCAATCGCTGTCACTCTCCGGTTCAAACACAACTGAAAATCCCACGCTCGGTCAGCGTGCTGGATGCACCGCCGGTGGTCCGCGAAGGCGTTACCTGCATCGCGTGTCACCGCATCAACGAACATTTCTGGCGCAGCAACGGAGATCGTCGAATCGTTCCCGGCGATATTCACGCGCCGGTCTATGGCGGCCATGGCGGAGCGGGCGTGCGAGAGGCGGTCGCCAATGCCGAGTCATTAAAATTGAAACTGTCCCCCGACGACCAAGGTCCCGGACAGGCGATTCACCTGCAGGGTCGATTCTTCAAACCGCTGACAAACAGCGACGTCTGTGTCTCCTGTCACCAGGTCGCCGTGCATCCGGGGATTTGGTTGGAAGTCGTTCACGCCCAATACCGAAGTGGGCCGGCAGCCAAACGTGGCGTGTCTTGCCAGGACTGTCACATGGGCGCCGTGCCGGGCAAACCACAGGGTTACCAAACCGATTTCGTCGCGCACATCGGCGACGAACCTTTCGGCGAAAAACGCAAACAGTCCAACCATATGTTCTGGGGACCGGGTTATTCGATCGCCCATCCGGGAATCTTTCCACACCACCCCAAGGCGAAACAATACACGCCGCGTGAGTGGCTGGCGTTTGATTATCGAGCCGGCTGGGGGACCGATGTGTTTGAAAACAGCGTGACCGATGCGATGACGTTCCCCGCACCCTGGGACACCAGCGACGACCGACGCGACGGCCGAAAAATCATCGACGAAAACCTCGCCAGGCTGGCCGAGAAGCGTGTCGGTTCGATCGCGACCATGGAAGGCGGGCTGAAGATCGATGGCCCTCATTTCCATCACGAACCGACCGCGGGACGAAGGCTGAAATTCAGTTACACGGTTCGCAATGTCAGCGAAGGACACAATCTGCCGACCGGATCGCTGGGTGCCCAACCGCAACTGTGGTTGAACGTCGCCTTGATCGATCCCGACGGTTGCCGAGTGTGGGAGAGCGGCTACCTGGATCGACACGGTGACCTGGCCGACATGCACTCGGTCGATGTCGCGACGCACCGAGTGCCACGCGACAAGGACCTGTTCAATTTGCAAACCAAGTTCTTGATCAACAACGTACGTGGGACGGATAGGGAGGCGGCGCTTCCGCTGAACTTTTCTCTCGATCAACTCGTGTTCCTGCGCCCCGGTGCCGTTCCCGTGTCGGTGCTCAATCACCCGCCACTGATCCGCATGGAAGCCCATTCGATCGCGCCACTGGATTCGCGGACGGCACGCTACTCGATCCCCGCCGGAGTGATGACCAAAAAAGGGGCTTATCGTTTGAGCGTGCGGATGCGAAACCGGACCGAACCGATCTATTTCATGCGCCAGATCAACAGCACTCCGGACATGATTCAGCGAATGCTGGAAAACACGTTGGATCTGCACCCTTCCAGCCATACGTTTTGGGTGCGCTGA
- a CDS encoding DEAD/DEAH box helicase, translating to MNAQQMETLDPAKASFDDLDLSPVMRRALAKAGFEKPSPIQAELIPLALQGLDVIGQARTGTGKTAAFSIPILEQLDSLEDCRDPQAIVVVPTRELADQVGREAQRLAAGVHTEIAVLAGGKNIRTQLRQLENGAQIVVGTPGRLHDHLQRRSLRTKDVWCVVLDEADRMLDIGFRPQIERILRKCPRDRQTLLLSATLPPTVQRLAESYMQDPVVIDCCKNEMSVETIEQHYFTIPQDRKQELLVALLEREKPEQAIIFCRTKRGTDRLYRALSKDHPSCAAMHGDMQQRERDRVLQRLRDRNLEILVATDVVGRGIDISTISHIINYDVPEDSDDYVHRVGRTGRMGRDGVAFTFIVPGQGDFLTSIEQRINKLLIRDSIPGFEAPEKPAEPEKKEADPMRKRLNPMHRKVKRRR from the coding sequence ATGAATGCACAACAAATGGAAACCCTCGATCCTGCGAAAGCCAGTTTCGACGACTTGGACTTGTCTCCGGTGATGCGACGAGCGCTCGCCAAAGCCGGATTTGAAAAACCTTCACCGATTCAAGCAGAATTGATCCCGCTCGCCCTGCAGGGGCTGGACGTGATCGGTCAGGCCCGCACCGGGACCGGGAAAACGGCCGCGTTTTCGATCCCGATTCTTGAACAGCTCGATTCGCTGGAGGATTGTCGCGACCCGCAAGCGATTGTGGTCGTGCCGACGCGCGAGCTGGCCGACCAGGTCGGACGCGAGGCCCAGCGTTTGGCCGCCGGCGTCCACACCGAGATCGCGGTGCTGGCCGGCGGAAAGAATATCCGAACACAGTTGCGACAACTGGAAAACGGCGCCCAGATCGTGGTCGGAACCCCGGGCCGGCTGCACGACCACTTACAACGACGGTCGTTGCGGACCAAGGACGTCTGGTGTGTCGTCTTGGACGAAGCCGACCGGATGTTGGACATCGGTTTCCGTCCGCAGATCGAACGGATTTTGCGCAAGTGTCCGCGCGACCGCCAAACGCTGCTGCTTTCGGCGACCTTGCCCCCGACGGTTCAGCGGTTGGCGGAGTCCTACATGCAGGACCCGGTCGTGATCGACTGCTGCAAGAACGAGATGTCGGTCGAAACGATCGAGCAGCACTATTTCACGATCCCGCAAGATCGCAAACAGGAGTTGTTGGTGGCGCTGTTGGAGCGTGAGAAGCCGGAGCAGGCGATCATCTTTTGCCGTACCAAACGCGGCACCGATCGACTTTATCGGGCGCTCAGCAAAGACCACCCTTCCTGTGCAGCGATGCACGGCGACATGCAGCAACGGGAACGCGACCGAGTGCTGCAACGACTGCGCGATCGGAACTTGGAGATTCTGGTCGCCACCGATGTCGTCGGACGCGGCATCGACATCAGCACGATCTCGCACATCATCAATTACGATGTCCCCGAAGACAGCGACGATTACGTGCACCGTGTCGGCCGTACCGGACGAATGGGCCGCGACGGCGTGGCATTCACGTTCATCGTTCCCGGCCAAGGCGATTTTTTGACCAGCATCGAACAGCGGATCAACAAGCTGTTGATTCGTGATTCGATCCCCGGGTTCGAAGCCCCCGAGAAGCCGGCCGAACCTGAAAAGAAGGAGGCCGACCCGATGCGAAAGCGGCTCAACCCGATGCACCGAAAAGTCAAACGACGCCGCTAG